TGATCTAAACAAATCGATATTCTTGGATGCCAGGGACGCAGAGGCTCATAAAAAAGGAACCATTCCTGGTGCTTTAAGCCTGCCCATCGGCGAGTTCGCCGTCTATTACCCGCAAATGGAGCGTTCATTACCGAAAGATGCCAATATTGTTGTTTTTTGTACGGGAGTCGATTGCAAGGCCGGTTATTACCTGACCGTTGAATTAATTAAAATGGATTATAACAATATTGAACTATTTGAAGACGGCATTGATGGGTGGATCAAAAACAGTTTTCCTGTAAAAAAAAGTTGAAGTCTTTACGAGAGAGGACAATATGAAATTACAGGGGTTCTTACGATTGATCGACAATAAATTCACAATTTTAATATTCAGGATAACGTTGGGACTGGTGTTTGTTTACGCCAGCGTGGATAAAATCCTGTATCCCATGAGCTTTGCCGATTCTGTGTCCAATTACCAGGTTGTTCCCAGGCCATTAATCAATATCTTTGCAATCATTTTCCCCTGGTGCGAACTTGTCGCCGGTTTGTTTTTACTAAACGGTTTTAAAACACGCAGCAGCAATATAATTATTATTTTAATGCTCTGCCTTTTTAATGT
The Deltaproteobacteria bacterium DNA segment above includes these coding regions:
- a CDS encoding rhodanese-like domain-containing protein → MDREGEMDFNNSMSSINRRIIIEIGLIVLFSICLGLGFNLISKNRIPYVAQSKSEQYAEKSIRRITLSEAKKRFDLNKSIFLDARDAEAHKKGTIPGALSLPIGEFAVYYPQMERSLPKDANIVVFCTGVDCKAGYYLTVELIKMDYNNIELFEDGIDGWIKNSFPVKKS
- a CDS encoding DoxX family membrane protein; protein product: MKLQGFLRLIDNKFTILIFRITLGLVFVYASVDKILYPMSFADSVSNYQVVPRPLINIFAIIFPWCELVAGLFLLNGFKTRSSNIIIILMLCLFNVLIISVLARGLQIDCGCFSSGSDPIGMIKLFEDCGYLLLSLAISFYDKGYFSLDSLFGREITPI